A window of Candidatus Margulisiibacteriota bacterium contains these coding sequences:
- a CDS encoding type II toxin-antitoxin system RelE/ParE family toxin: MTKLCLAPLARQDLQEISGYIAAELANPAAAQKTLAKILSRISRLARYPKIGAPLNSKIIPKTDYRFLICENYTIFYRCENKIVYIDRVLYSKRDFVKILFNEKQV, translated from the coding sequence ATGACCAAGCTGTGCCTTGCCCCGCTGGCTAGACAGGACTTGCAGGAAATCAGCGGCTACATTGCCGCGGAATTAGCAAACCCCGCTGCGGCACAAAAGACGCTCGCTAAAATCCTATCCCGTATTTCCCGGCTGGCGCGTTATCCCAAAATCGGCGCTCCTTTGAATTCTAAAATTATCCCCAAAACGGATTACCGTTTTTTAATTTGTGAAAATTACACAATCTTTTACCGCTGCGAAAATAAAATTGTTTATATTGACAGAGTGCTGTACAGCAAACGAGATTTTGTAAAAATTTTGTTTAATGAAAAACAGGTTTAA
- a CDS encoding type II toxin-antitoxin system prevent-host-death family antitoxin, giving the protein MPTIKPVSDLRNYTEVLRDIAVDAPVFLTKNGRGLYALMALRDYEKMQATNQLLSELARGRQSGAKGWLSLAEVKTSLGLTK; this is encoded by the coding sequence ATGCCCACTATTAAACCGGTTTCAGATTTGCGCAATTACACTGAAGTGCTGCGTGACATCGCGGTTGACGCGCCGGTATTTCTGACTAAAAACGGGCGCGGTCTTTATGCGCTGATGGCTCTGCGGGATTATGAAAAAATGCAGGCGACCAATCAACTCCTGTCTGAACTAGCGCGCGGCAGACAGTCCGGCGCCAAAGGCTGGCTGTCTCTGGCCGAAGTAAAAACGAGTCTCGGCCTGACCAAATGA
- the gatB gene encoding Asp-tRNA(Asn)/Glu-tRNA(Gln) amidotransferase subunit GatB → MTEYTAVIGLEIHTHLKTRSKMFCACSTEFGKPPNSNTCPVCTGQPGALPVLNKEAVNLAIRCGLALNCVINKKSVFARKNYFYPDLPKGYQISQFDRPVTSNGFVNIQLPDSTEKRIGITRAHLEEDAGKLVHQGAEGIEGSTASQVDLNRSSVPLLEIVSEPDIRSAEEARAYLDKIKSILQFAGVSDANMEEGKLRCDANISIRPAGQKEFGVKVEIKNMNSFRAVERAIKIEIERQKQLLAAGQTILQETRSYDEAAGKTVSMRSKEESHDYRYFPEPDLLPLLIDDAWIARVKKELPELAEQRISRYQDEYGISAYDARVLTLDKAVSDFFDAAARSYSGDKKTIVNWLTTDVLGYLKTENLELPQTKLTPENLAEMLGLIDNKTISGKIGKELIVQMLKTGASAQQLVETSGLRQITDESALQKIVQEVLTANPQQLAQYRSGKTALKGYFVGETMKKTKGQAAPQLVNQILDKLLKT, encoded by the coding sequence ATGACGGAATACACAGCGGTCATCGGTCTGGAAATTCACACGCATCTGAAAACCAGGAGCAAGATGTTCTGCGCCTGCTCGACGGAATTCGGCAAACCGCCCAACAGCAACACCTGTCCGGTCTGCACCGGTCAGCCCGGCGCTTTGCCGGTCTTAAATAAAGAAGCGGTCAATCTGGCCATTCGCTGCGGTCTGGCTTTGAACTGCGTTATAAATAAAAAAAGTGTTTTCGCCCGCAAAAATTATTTTTATCCCGATCTGCCCAAAGGCTATCAGATCTCCCAGTTTGACCGGCCCGTCACCTCGAACGGTTTTGTGAATATTCAACTGCCGGACAGTACGGAAAAACGTATCGGCATTACGCGCGCGCATTTGGAAGAAGACGCCGGCAAGCTCGTCCATCAGGGCGCGGAAGGCATCGAGGGTTCGACGGCTTCACAGGTCGATCTCAACCGCTCCAGCGTGCCGCTGCTGGAAATTGTTTCGGAGCCGGACATCCGCTCCGCCGAAGAAGCGCGCGCGTATTTGGACAAAATTAAATCTATTTTACAATTTGCCGGCGTGTCCGACGCCAATATGGAAGAAGGCAAATTACGCTGCGACGCCAACATCTCCATCCGTCCCGCCGGACAAAAAGAATTTGGCGTAAAGGTGGAGATCAAAAATATGAATTCTTTCCGCGCGGTGGAGCGGGCGATCAAGATCGAGATCGAGCGGCAAAAACAGCTTTTGGCGGCCGGTCAGACAATCCTTCAGGAAACGCGCAGTTATGACGAGGCGGCCGGCAAGACCGTGTCAATGCGCAGCAAAGAAGAAAGCCACGATTACCGTTATTTTCCTGAACCGGATCTTCTGCCGCTGCTCATTGATGACGCCTGGATCGCCAGGGTCAAAAAAGAACTGCCGGAGCTGGCCGAACAAAGAATAAGCCGCTATCAGGACGAGTACGGCATTTCCGCTTATGACGCGCGCGTCCTGACGCTCGACAAAGCCGTGTCGGATTTTTTTGACGCGGCGGCCAGATCATACAGCGGCGACAAAAAGACCATCGTTAACTGGCTGACGACCGACGTGCTGGGTTATCTCAAAACTGAAAATCTGGAATTACCGCAGACCAAACTCACACCGGAAAATCTGGCCGAGATGCTCGGCCTCATCGATAATAAAACTATTTCCGGCAAGATCGGCAAAGAGCTAATCGTTCAAATGCTGAAAACCGGCGCGTCCGCCCAGCAGCTCGTGGAAACCAGCGGTCTGCGGCAGATCACCGACGAGAGCGCGCTGCAAAAAATCGTGCAGGAAGTGCTGACCGCCAATCCCCAGCAACTCGCGCAGTATCGCTCCGGCAAGACCGCGCTCAAAGGCTATTTTGTCGGCGAGACAATGAAAAAAACCAAAGGTCAGGCGGCGCCACAGCTGGTCAATCAAATACTGGACAAACTGCTGAAAACTTAA
- a CDS encoding radical SAM protein, with translation MNLLREIFHPYKRIKKARFEACTMCQLKCVSCDTASGESRRNAVGWGYLKAADFQKFAAQNPAIKMIELSNWGEIFLNPEIAEIFRIGYEHGLELTAGNGTNLNNVKPEVLEALVKYRVRYISVSLDGASQETYAQYRRGGNFDRVIANLKILNEFKRRHNSPYPRLGWQFIVFGHNEHELAKARALAKELNMEFKPKLNAHEENSPLRNPEAVRRELGLKYISRAEYEQKTGRFRALACHQLWQQPQINWDGKLLGCCQNIWGDFGNVLETPLKDLLISEKYLYAKKILLAAPEARRRPLRPDLPCARCVFFHRLKSLRLGTFINREELKQ, from the coding sequence ATGAACTTGCTCCGCGAGATTTTTCACCCTTACAAACGCATAAAAAAAGCGCGTTTTGAGGCCTGTACGATGTGCCAGCTCAAATGCGTAAGCTGTGATACGGCCAGCGGTGAATCGCGCCGCAATGCCGTAGGCTGGGGCTATCTCAAGGCCGCTGATTTTCAAAAATTTGCCGCGCAAAATCCCGCGATCAAAATGATCGAGCTTTCCAACTGGGGAGAGATTTTTCTCAATCCCGAAATCGCCGAAATTTTCCGCATCGGTTATGAGCATGGCCTGGAGCTGACCGCCGGCAACGGCACAAATCTGAACAACGTAAAGCCAGAAGTTTTGGAAGCGCTGGTCAAATATCGGGTACGCTATATTTCGGTGTCACTCGACGGCGCGTCGCAGGAAACCTACGCGCAGTACCGGCGCGGCGGCAATTTTGACCGTGTCATCGCCAATCTCAAAATACTCAATGAATTTAAGCGGCGGCATAATTCTCCGTATCCGCGGCTCGGCTGGCAATTTATAGTTTTCGGCCACAATGAACACGAGCTGGCCAAAGCGCGCGCTCTGGCGAAAGAACTAAATATGGAATTCAAACCCAAATTAAACGCGCACGAAGAAAATTCTCCGCTGCGCAATCCCGAAGCCGTGCGCCGCGAGCTGGGCTTGAAATACATTTCCCGCGCCGAGTACGAACAAAAGACCGGCCGTTTTCGCGCGCTGGCCTGCCATCAGCTCTGGCAGCAGCCGCAGATCAATTGGGACGGCAAACTGCTGGGCTGCTGTCAGAATATTTGGGGCGATTTTGGCAATGTGCTGGAAACGCCGCTCAAAGATTTGCTGATTAGCGAGAAATATCTTTACGCCAAGAAAATCCTGCTGGCCGCGCCGGAAGCCAGACGCCGGCCTTTGCGGCCTGATCTGCCCTGCGCGCGCTGCGTGTTTTTCCACCGGCTAAAATCGCTGCGTCTCGGGACATTTATAAACAGAGAGGAGTTAAAACAATGA